The Heptranchias perlo isolate sHepPer1 unplaced genomic scaffold, sHepPer1.hap1 HAP1_SCAFFOLD_441, whole genome shotgun sequence genome has a window encoding:
- the LOC137313107 gene encoding kinesin light chain 1-like, with protein MSTMVYPRDEKLEKLSQEDIISNTKIVIQGLEALKNEHNSILHSLLETIKCLKKDEEANLVHEKSNLIRKSVEMIELGLGEAQVMMALSNHLNTVESEKQKLRAQVRRLCQENQWLRDELANTQQKLQKSEQTVAQLEEEKRHLEFMNQIKKYDEDVSPSEEKEGDSSKDSLDDLFPEEEEHGAGMTHPHSSSAVAAAQQGGYEIPARLRTLHNLVIQYASQGRYEVAVPLCKQALEDLEKTSGHDHPDVATMLNILALVYRDQNKYKEAAHLLNDALSIREKTLGKDHPAVAATLNNLAVLYGKRGKYKEAEPLCKRALEIREKVLGKDHPDVAKQLNNLALLCQNQGKYEEVEYYYRRALEIYESRLGPDDPNVAKTKNNLASCYLKQGKYKEAETLYKDILTRAHEKEFGSVNGK; from the exons ATGTCCACGATGGTTTACCCTCGAGATGAGAAGCTGGAGAAGCTGAGCCAGGAGGACATTATTTCCAACACGAAGATCGTGATCCAGGGGCTGGAGGCGCTGAAGAATGAACACAACTCAATCCTACACAGCCTCCTGGAGACCATCAAGTGCCTGAAGAAGGACGAGGAGGCCAATCTGGTTCACGAGAAGTCCAATCTCATCAGGAAGTCGGTGGAGATGATCGAACTGGGCCTGGGTGAGGCACAG GTGATGATGGCACTTTCGAACCACCTGAACACAGTGGAGTCAGAGAAGCAGAAGCTTCGGGCTCAAGTGCGGAGGTTGTGTCAGGAGAACCAATGGCTGCGGGACGAGCTGGCCAACACTCAGCAGAAGCTGCAGAAGAGTGAGCAAACTGTGGCCCAACTCGAGGAGGAGAAGAGGCACCTGGAGTTCATGAACCAGATCAAGAAATACGACGAGGATGTGTCTCCCTCG GAAGAAAAGGAGGGCGACTCTTCAAAAGATTCACTGGATGATCTTTtccccgaggaggaggagcacggGGCAGGCA tgACCCACCCTCACAGCAGCAGTGCCGTGGCTGCGGCCCAGCAGGGCGGTTACGAGATCCCAGCCCGTCTCCGCACGCTGCACAACCTGGTGATCCAGTATGCTTCCCAGGGGCGATACGAGGTGGCCGTGCCCCTCTGCAAACAGGCCTTGGAGGATCTGGAGAAGACATCGGGCCACGATCACCCGGACGTGGCCACCATGCTCAACATTCTGGCACTCGTCTACAG GGATCAGAATAAATACAAGGAGGCAGCTCACCTGTTAAACGATGCCCTGTCCATCAGGGAGAAGACTCTCGGCAAAGATCACCCGGCC GTAGCAGCGACCCTGAATAACCTGGCCGTTCTCTATGGGAAGAGGGGGAAGTACAAGGAAGCAGAGCCTCTGTGCAAGAGGGCTCTGGAGATCCGAGAGAAG GTCCTGGGCAAAGATCACCCAGACGTGGCCAAGCAGCTGAATAACCTGGCCCTGCTGTGCCAGAACCAGGGCAAGTACGAGGAGGTGGAGTATTACTACCGGCGTGCCCTGGAGATCTACGAGTCTCGGCTCGGCCCTGATGACCCCAATGTGGCGAAGACCAAGAATAATCTG GCATCATGTTATCTAAAGCAGGGCAAGTACAAGGAGGCCGAGACTCTGTACAAGGACATCCTGACCCGTGCCCACGAGAAGGAGTTTGGATCAGTCAATGGTAAGTGA
- the LOC137313108 gene encoding putative per-hexamer repeat protein 5, giving the protein LGTGTGHTPGTGTGHTPGIGHTLGTGTGHTLGIEHTLGTGTGHTPGIGHTLGTGTGHTPGIGHTPGARTGHTPGTRTGHTPGIGHTPGTGTGHTPGIGHTPGTGTGHTPGIGHTPGTGTGHTLGIGHTPGIGHTPGTGTGHTSGIGHTQGTGTGHTPGTGHTPGIGHTPGIGHTPGTGTGHTPGIGHTPGIGHTPGTGTGHTPGIGHTLGTGTGHTPETGTGHWTREQEPGTGPGNRNRNRALDPGTGTGTGQ; this is encoded by the exons CTGGGAACTGGAACCGGGCACACACCGGGAACCGGAACTGGGCACACACCGGGAATTGGGCACACACTGGGAACTGGAACCGGGCACACACTGGGAATTGAGCACACACTGGGAACTGGAACCGGGCACACACCGGGAATTGGGCACACACTGGGAACTGGAACCGGGCACACACCGGGAATTGGGCACACACCGGGAGCCAGAACCGGGCACACACCGGGAACCAGAACCGGGCACACACCGGGAATTGGGCACACACCGGGAACCGGAACCGGGCACACACCGGGAATTGGGCACACACCGGGAACCGGAACCGG GCACACACCGGGAATTGGGCACACACCGGGAACCGGAACCGGgcacacactgggaattgggcacACACCGGGAATTGGGCACACACCGGGAACCGGAACCGGGCACACATCGGGAATTGGGCACACACAGGGAACTGGAACCGGGCACACACCAGGAACCGGGCACACACCGGGAATTGGGCACACACCGGGAATTGGGCACACACCGGGAACCGGAACCGGGCACACACCGGGAATTGGGCACACACCGGGAATTGGGCACACACCGGGAACCGGAACCGGGCACACACCGGGAATTGGGCACACACTGGGAACTGGAACCGGGCACACACCGGAAACCGGAACTGGGCACTGGACCCGGGAACAGGAACCGGGCACTGGACCcgggaacaggaacaggaaccgGGCACTGGACCCGGGAACAGGAACCGGAACCGG gcagtga